The following proteins are co-located in the Ensifer sp. WSM1721 genome:
- a CDS encoding DUF1428 domain-containing protein, whose amino-acid sequence MAYVDGFIVAVPKANIEAYKDMARKAGEVWKEHGALEYIECLGDDVPYGEVTSFPRAVQAKEDETVVFSWVRYNSRQDRDTIVAKVMADPRLQGDEWKSVFDGKRLIYGGFEPFLEM is encoded by the coding sequence ATGGCATATGTCGACGGATTTATCGTTGCGGTACCGAAGGCCAACATCGAGGCTTACAAGGACATGGCACGGAAGGCGGGCGAGGTGTGGAAGGAGCATGGTGCGCTCGAATATATCGAATGCCTCGGCGACGACGTGCCCTATGGCGAAGTCACATCCTTCCCGCGTGCAGTTCAGGCCAAGGAAGACGAGACGGTCGTTTTTTCTTGGGTCCGCTACAACTCGCGACAGGATCGCGACACGATCGTCGCCAAGGTCATGGCGGATCCGCGGCTCCAGGGTGACGAGTGGAAATCCGTTTTCGACGGCAAGCGCTTGATCTACGGCGGATTTGAGCCTTTCCTGGAGATGTAG
- a CDS encoding secondary thiamine-phosphate synthase enzyme YjbQ — MPQTVVAIATKGQGLYEFTDEAADFVQRAGVPEGLLTAFVRHTSASLIIQENADPDVKRDLHAFFHRLVPPSSDPSMHWLVHTMEGPDDMPAHIKAVLTQVSIGIPVMDGRLALGTWQGLYLFEHRDRPHRREIVLHLGA; from the coding sequence ATGCCGCAGACCGTCGTCGCCATCGCCACCAAGGGGCAGGGGCTCTACGAGTTCACCGACGAAGCCGCCGATTTCGTGCAGCGTGCCGGCGTGCCGGAGGGGCTGCTCACCGCCTTCGTCCGCCACACTTCCGCATCACTGATCATCCAGGAGAACGCCGATCCGGATGTCAAGCGCGACCTCCACGCATTCTTTCACCGGCTGGTGCCGCCGTCCTCCGACCCCTCCATGCACTGGCTCGTGCACACGATGGAGGGACCGGACGATATGCCCGCCCATATCAAGGCGGTCCTCACGCAAGTTTCGATCGGGATCCCCGTCATGGACGGGCGCCTGGCGCTCGGAACCTGGCAGGGGCTTTACCTTTTCGAACACCGCGATCGACCGCACCGCCGCGAGATCGTCCTGCATCTCGGCGCCTGA
- a CDS encoding transglycosylase SLT domain-containing protein — translation MRCVFVVVLLLLAGCGTVPKDTRNACAVFEQRDGLFNNWRRAAYQAEREYGVPVPVLMATIYTESGFRHNAKPPRTKLFGFIPWTRVSSAYGYSQALDGTWARYQGETGRWLARRTDFADAIRFIAWYHSESHRKNGIALNDTYRLYIAYYHGHGGYERGNWSDTAKAGAKRAAGMAAIYARQLGSCGS, via the coding sequence ATGCGTTGCGTTTTTGTCGTCGTCCTCCTGTTGCTGGCCGGCTGCGGAACGGTGCCGAAGGATACCCGGAACGCCTGTGCGGTTTTCGAGCAGCGAGATGGCCTTTTCAACAATTGGCGCCGAGCCGCTTATCAGGCGGAGCGTGAATACGGCGTGCCCGTTCCGGTGCTGATGGCCACGATCTATACGGAGTCCGGCTTCCGCCATAACGCCAAGCCGCCGCGTACCAAGCTCTTCGGCTTCATTCCCTGGACGCGGGTATCCTCGGCCTATGGATATTCGCAGGCGCTCGATGGCACGTGGGCCCGCTATCAGGGCGAAACGGGCCGCTGGCTGGCGCGCCGGACCGACTTCGCCGATGCGATCCGTTTTATCGCCTGGTACCATAGCGAGAGCCATCGGAAGAACGGCATCGCGCTCAACGACACCTACCGGCTCTATATCGCCTACTACCATGGCCACGGCGGCTACGAGCGCGGCAACTGGAGCGACACGGCCAAGGCCGGCGCCAAGAGGGCGGCCGGCATGGCCGCAATCTACGCACGCCAGTTGGGCAGTTGCGGCTCCTGA